In Streptobacillus canis, the DNA window TATAACTGAAAGAGAATTAGAGAAAGTAAAAAATTCTATGCTTTCATCTAGAGCAACAGCAAAAGAAAATGCTAAAATAGTTAGCAAATTATTAATTATGTATAGATTATTTGGAAAAGTATTTACAAATAAAGAAGTTGCGGATACTTTACTTTCAGTTACTGTTGATGAAGTTAATGAAAAAGCTAGATTATTATTAAATGATTTTAGTACGTGTATTATAGGAGACATAGATGTTTAGTAAAAGAAATATGGCTAAATTAAAAAATCGTATAGGAAGATTAGATAAGCAATTATTGCTTGTTGTATATCTACTAGTATTCATTAGTACGGCTTTTGTTTATAGTGCAACAAGATCAATGTATTATGTGAAAAATAATTTATTATGGATTGCAGTTGGGACAATAATACTTACTTTTTCAATATTTATTGACTATAGATTTAGTAAGAAAATTATGAAACCAATATATGTATTTTCAATATTGATATTATTATATACAAGATTTTTTGGAGTTGTAAAACTTGGAGCTAGAAGATGGATTAATATCGGTATTACTCAAATACAGCCATCGGAATTTGTAAAGATATTGTTAATAATGATATATGCCTTCTGGTTTGTAAAAAAATTCTCTAATGGAATAAACTCCTTTAAATCAATAGTACTTGCATTTATCCCTGGGATTCCAATATTAGGATTATTATTATTACAACCAGATTTAGGTTCGACTTTAATATTGTGTTTTTCATTTTTATGTATGTTATATTTATCAAATGCAAATATTAAACCAATATTAGTTATATTTATGTTGGTTGGTATACTAAGTGTACCAACATATATGTTTGTTTTAAAAGATTATCAAAAAACAAGAATAGAAGTCTTTTTAAATCCAGAAAAAGATTTAAAAAATAAAGGTTGGCACGTTGCACAATCTAAGATTTCTATAGGTTCTGGTGGACTTACAGGTAAAGGATATTTAGAAGGAAGTCAAAGTAGATTAAAATTCTTACCAGAACCACAAACAGATTTTATCTTCTCAGTAATTGGAGAAGAAGTAGGATTTTTAGGATCAACTTTAGTATTGGGATTATATTTCCTACTTATCTATACAATTATTAATATTTCAAGGAAAATTATTGATGATTATGGTAGGATAATATTATATGGTATTTCTGGAGTCTTTCTTGCTCATGTAATAATTAACGTAGGTATGACGTTAGGAATAGTTCCAGTTACCGGAAAACCATTATTACTTATGAGTTATGGAGGATCATCATTTCTGTCATCATTTTTAATGATAAGTTTAGTACAAAGTATAAAAATATATAATGGTGATGATGATGATAAATAAATATATAGTAGATGCTGAACATGAGAATATGAGACTAGATAAATTTATGAGAAAATATTCAAAAGAAGAAAGTTTAGCATTAATATTTTCTCTTATTAGAAAAGGTTTAGTAAAAGTTAATGGTAAAAAGAGTAAAGAAAATTATAGGTTAATACTAAACGATGAAATATATTTTCCTGAAAATGCTAAAATAGTAATGGAAAATAAAGTAAAAAAAGAAATAATAGATGTAAGTTTATTTAAAAAAATGATAGTATTTGAAGATGAGGATGTATTTATTGTAGATAAACCTAATAATATCCCTATGCATAAAGGAGATAAACATAATTTTGGTTTGTCCGAAATGGCAAAGTCATATTATGGAAATTCTAATGTAAATTTTGCTAATAGGTTAGATTTAGAGACAGAAGGGTTAGTTATAGGCTGTAAAAATCTGCAAATACTTAGAAAAGTAAATGAAGAAATAAAAAATAAAAATATAATAAAGAGATATGTTGCTAAAGTTGAACAAAAAAACTTGAAATTAAATGATGAATTTTTTTCTAACAAAAATATAAAAATTCTTGAAGATAAAGTAGTTGTTTTTAAAGATGGCTTGGATGCTGAAACATACTTTAAAGTAATAGAAGTAAGTGAAGGAAAAGCTGTATTAGATGTAAACTTAATAACAGGAAGAAAACATCAAATAAGAGTGCATCTAAATGATTTGGGGTACCCAATAATTGGAGATAGTAAATATGGTAAATATACAAAGAAAGATAGAATGTTTTTGAAGTGTTATTATATTAAATTTTTAGATTATGAAATAAGATTAGATAGAAAATTTAATTAGTTTAATAATTACTATTGACTTTTTATGAATTCAAGGTATAATTTAATAGAAATTGGCTTTATGCCATTAGGAATAGGAGGAAGTATTTTGTTAGGTAAAGTTAAATGGTTTAACGAAAAAAAAGGATTTGGATTTATTTCAGGTGAAGATGGGAAAGATTATTTCTTACATTTTTCAAAAATAAACAAAAGTGGTTTCAAAACAGTTAACGAAGGTGAAGAAGTAGAATTCGACGTTGAAGACGGAGAAAAAGGACCACAAGCAACAAACGTAGTTTCTAAATAATAAAAATAAATAGAATAAGTTTGGCTATCTCTTGTATTAGAGATAGTTTTTTTTTACTAGAAATGAGGTTGAATGTTAAAGAAAGTTTTTTCTAAAATTATTAGAAGTTTTATAGTTGTATTCTCAGTAATTACTTTAACTTTTTTCATGATTCATTCTTTACCAAATAATTTTATTGATGAAGAATTAGATGAAACAGTAAAAGAACAGATTATAAAGACATATAATTTAGACAAACCAATTACAGAACAATATGGATTATATTTAAATAAAATAATAAAAGTTGATCTAGGAGAATCAATTAAATATGATAAAGTAAAAGTTGTAGATGTTATAAAAAATAATTTTCCTACATCACTTGATCTTGGAGTGAGAGTTTTAACTTTTTCTCTATTTTTAGCTTTTATTTTTTCACTAATTTCAATAAACTATAAAAAAATTGACAAATTTTTTGTAAATGTATCAAGTATCCTAATTTCCATACCAAGTTTTGTGATAGTGGGATTTTTACAGTTTTATGCGGTATATATACATAAAGGCATTTTAGGTTTACCAAAGTTAAGTATTATAGGATATTTTGGACCAGGAGAAAAAATATTACCAATATTAACATTAGTTCTTTTCTACACACCTATTATTTTTAAATTATTAAGAAAGAAAATAAAAGAAGAAATAAATAAGGAATATGTGGAATTTGCCTTATGTAAGGGATTTAATTTAAATTATGTAGTTATAAAACATATTTTAAAAAATATTATTCCATCATTACTATCAAGTCTTGTTCCTTATATAGTATCTTTAATAACAGGTTCATTCATAGTAGAAACATTATTTGGAATACCAGGACTAGGGAAATATTTTACTAGTTCTGTAATAGAAAGGGATTATCCTATGATTATGGGATTAACAATATTTTATACATTAGTTTTAGTATCTTTATTTACGTTAATGGATATTTTAGTACTAATTTCTGATAAAAGATTGAAGGTGAAAGAAGATGAATAAAAAATTAAATTCAAAAATTTTTGTTTTACTTCTAATCTTATTTGTTTTATTAGAAAAAATATTTAATAAATTTGACTATAGTTCTCAAGATTTAAGTAATGTAGAACTTAAATTTTTTGAAAATGGTCATATTTTGGGAACAGATTATCTAGGAAGAGATTTACTTGCAAGAATATCTGAAGGAATATATACTTCACTTGTTTTAACAATAATAGTATGTATTACATGCTTAATATTA includes these proteins:
- the rodA gene encoding rod shape-determining protein RodA is translated as MFSKRNMAKLKNRIGRLDKQLLLVVYLLVFISTAFVYSATRSMYYVKNNLLWIAVGTIILTFSIFIDYRFSKKIMKPIYVFSILILLYTRFFGVVKLGARRWINIGITQIQPSEFVKILLIMIYAFWFVKKFSNGINSFKSIVLAFIPGIPILGLLLLQPDLGSTLILCFSFLCMLYLSNANIKPILVIFMLVGILSVPTYMFVLKDYQKTRIEVFLNPEKDLKNKGWHVAQSKISIGSGGLTGKGYLEGSQSRLKFLPEPQTDFIFSVIGEEVGFLGSTLVLGLYFLLIYTIINISRKIIDDYGRIILYGISGVFLAHVIINVGMTLGIVPVTGKPLLLMSYGGSSFLSSFLMISLVQSIKIYNGDDDDK
- a CDS encoding pseudouridine synthase, coding for MINKYIVDAEHENMRLDKFMRKYSKEESLALIFSLIRKGLVKVNGKKSKENYRLILNDEIYFPENAKIVMENKVKKEIIDVSLFKKMIVFEDEDVFIVDKPNNIPMHKGDKHNFGLSEMAKSYYGNSNVNFANRLDLETEGLVIGCKNLQILRKVNEEIKNKNIIKRYVAKVEQKNLKLNDEFFSNKNIKILEDKVVVFKDGLDAETYFKVIEVSEGKAVLDVNLITGRKHQIRVHLNDLGYPIIGDSKYGKYTKKDRMFLKCYYIKFLDYEIRLDRKFN
- a CDS encoding cold-shock protein; the encoded protein is MLGKVKWFNEKKGFGFISGEDGKDYFLHFSKINKSGFKTVNEGEEVEFDVEDGEKGPQATNVVSK
- a CDS encoding ABC transporter permease, with the protein product MLKKVFSKIIRSFIVVFSVITLTFFMIHSLPNNFIDEELDETVKEQIIKTYNLDKPITEQYGLYLNKIIKVDLGESIKYDKVKVVDVIKNNFPTSLDLGVRVLTFSLFLAFIFSLISINYKKIDKFFVNVSSILISIPSFVIVGFLQFYAVYIHKGILGLPKLSIIGYFGPGEKILPILTLVLFYTPIIFKLLRKKIKEEINKEYVEFALCKGFNLNYVVIKHILKNIIPSLLSSLVPYIVSLITGSFIVETLFGIPGLGKYFTSSVIERDYPMIMGLTIFYTLVLVSLFTLMDILVLISDKRLKVKEDE